The Pseudomonas sp. GD03919 region AAGCTGATCGTCCATAAGCCGCGCTTGAAATCGGGCCTGCCGATCCGTGGCGGCGTCGCGCGCCTGGTTGCCGTGTCGTTCATGTGCAAGGTGTTCGGCCTCAAGGACTGGATGCGCTTTGCCGAGCTGTTTGGCATGCCGCTGCGCATTAGCCGCTACGGCCCGGGCGCAACCGGATGATCATCGCCAACCACTACTCCGGATGCATCGTGAACAACTCATACATTCACCTGGGCGTATGGATTGGCGGTGTGCTGCGCGGTGCGTTGCAGTTCGGCTACGCACTGAGCCCGGTAGCGGGCGCGCAGAAGTTCGTAGCCGGCACCCAGGTCGACCAGTACCT contains the following coding sequences:
- a CDS encoding phage portal protein family protein produces the protein MGDQFWPTRYEHRDPRWFQFDKVTGQRLKLCTDNSEGQEIPPGKLIVHKPRLKSGLPIRGGVARLVAVSFMCKVFGLKDWMRFAELFGMPLRISRYGPGATG